In Thalassotalea sp. Sam97, a single window of DNA contains:
- the pspC gene encoding envelope stress response membrane protein PspC, with protein sequence MSNGKELFRDPQKGKIAGVCAGIANYFGWEAWLVRILVVSGVLLGMGWFILLYIAGWFILDKKPNGVSTKQVAQNVRDKMHEEEIVNESIKVKSKIWQAGEPPKQAIRDISIKFKTLEHELRNMERYVTSPEFTVSREINKL encoded by the coding sequence ATGAGTAACGGCAAAGAGTTATTCCGCGACCCGCAAAAAGGTAAAATTGCCGGCGTGTGTGCCGGCATCGCAAACTATTTTGGTTGGGAAGCTTGGTTAGTTCGTATTCTGGTGGTATCTGGTGTCTTGTTAGGTATGGGCTGGTTTATTTTGCTGTACATCGCCGGTTGGTTTATTTTAGACAAAAAGCCTAATGGTGTATCGACAAAGCAAGTTGCTCAAAATGTTCGAGATAAGATGCATGAAGAGGAAATTGTTAATGAATCGATTAAAGTGAAATCGAAGATTTGGCAAGCAGGCGAACCGCCGAAACAAGCGATACGTGATATTAGTATTAAATTCAAAACACTAGAGCATGAGTTACGCAACATGGAACGTTATGTGACCTCGCCTGAGTTTACGGTATCGCGTGAAATTAATAAGCTTTAA
- the pspB gene encoding envelope stress response membrane protein PspB: MDPDILMAPIIIFMVIVAPIWLILHYRSKRQLSQGLSDEEFRQLAELSATADKMADRIKTLEAILDAETPDWRTKV, encoded by the coding sequence ATGGATCCAGATATTTTAATGGCACCGATCATCATATTCATGGTCATCGTTGCACCGATATGGTTAATATTACATTACCGTTCGAAACGCCAACTCAGTCAAGGCTTAAGTGACGAGGAGTTTCGTCAGCTAGCTGAGTTATCAGCAACCGCAGACAAAATGGCTGACCGTATTAAAACGCTTGAAGCGATATTGGATGCGGAGACCCCTGATTGGAGAACCAAAGTATGA
- the pspA gene encoding phage shock protein PspA translates to MGVFSRFTDIINSNINSLLDKAEDPEKMVRLIIQEMEDTLVEVRSSSARTLADKKELTRQAARMEAEAANWQQKAELALSKGREDLARAALVEKNKCSDAAASMNDELATFDDHIAKLQDEIAQLQEKLADAKARQKAIIMRGKTASSRLKVKSKLDSGKVEDALSRFDRYERKIDDLESQVDAYDLGKKSLADEIADLESDDSIDNELAALKAKMDKSKSASAKKTTKK, encoded by the coding sequence ATGGGTGTTTTTTCACGATTTACAGACATTATTAATTCAAATATCAATAGCTTATTAGATAAGGCAGAAGATCCTGAAAAAATGGTTCGACTGATTATCCAAGAAATGGAAGATACGCTGGTTGAAGTTCGTTCGTCATCAGCCCGCACCTTAGCGGACAAGAAAGAGCTTACTCGTCAGGCGGCACGTATGGAAGCAGAAGCGGCTAACTGGCAACAAAAAGCCGAGTTGGCATTAAGCAAGGGCCGCGAAGACTTAGCCCGCGCAGCGTTGGTTGAAAAAAATAAATGCAGTGATGCCGCGGCATCGATGAACGATGAGCTAGCAACATTTGATGATCACATTGCAAAATTGCAAGATGAAATTGCACAGCTTCAAGAGAAACTTGCTGATGCCAAGGCGCGTCAAAAAGCAATTATTATGCGCGGTAAAACCGCATCATCGCGTCTTAAAGTGAAGAGTAAGTTAGACAGCGGTAAAGTAGAAGATGCATTAAGTCGCTTTGACCGTTATGAGCGAAAAATTGACGATCTAGAATCACAAGTTGATGCTTATGACTTAGGTAAAAAGTCTCTTGCTGATGAAATTGCTGATTTAGAATCAGATGATAGTATTGATAACGAGTTAGCGGCGTTAAAGGCGAAGATGGACAAGTCTAAGTCAGCAAGCGCTAAGAAAACAACTAAGAAGTAG
- the pspF gene encoding phage shock protein operon transcriptional activator has translation MSRFQQDNLIGQSNSFLEVLEHISQVAPLSKPVLLIGERGTGKELVAARLHYLSKRWDQNYLKLNCAALNENLLESELFGHEGGAFTGANKRHEGRFERANGGTLFLDELANTSGLIQEKLLRVVEYGEFERVGGSKTVKADVRLIAATNEDLPALAERGEFRADLLDRLAFDVITLPPLRERREDILMLAEHFAINMARELEFELFSGFTEKVKKALLDYHWPGNIRELKNVVERSVYRHNNPHLAVNELIIDPFESPFRPKNRIKTADRRSQASDGLDNPTEQAQATESNNTTEPVTQQLDYPVSLKDLSQQYEITMLKEALAACQFNQKKTAEALQLTYHQLRGYLKKYNLLDGSEAN, from the coding sequence ATGAGTCGATTTCAACAAGATAACCTTATCGGGCAATCCAATAGTTTTTTAGAAGTACTCGAGCATATCTCGCAAGTTGCGCCCCTGTCAAAACCCGTTCTCTTGATTGGTGAGCGAGGCACAGGTAAAGAGCTCGTCGCCGCGCGACTGCATTATTTGTCTAAGCGATGGGACCAGAATTACCTAAAACTCAACTGTGCGGCATTAAATGAAAATTTATTAGAAAGTGAATTGTTCGGTCATGAAGGTGGTGCATTTACCGGCGCGAATAAGCGACATGAAGGACGCTTTGAGCGCGCCAATGGTGGTACCTTATTTCTCGATGAGTTGGCTAATACATCAGGCTTGATCCAAGAAAAGCTATTACGAGTCGTTGAATACGGCGAGTTTGAACGAGTGGGTGGCTCAAAAACGGTTAAAGCTGACGTACGGCTGATTGCCGCAACCAATGAAGATTTACCCGCCTTAGCTGAACGTGGCGAATTTCGTGCTGACTTATTAGACCGATTAGCGTTTGACGTAATAACCTTGCCGCCGCTTAGGGAGCGCCGTGAAGACATTTTAATGTTGGCAGAGCACTTTGCCATAAATATGGCGCGAGAGTTAGAGTTTGAATTATTCAGTGGCTTTACTGAAAAAGTCAAAAAAGCATTACTCGATTATCATTGGCCTGGTAATATTCGTGAATTAAAGAACGTCGTTGAGCGCAGCGTTTATCGCCATAACAACCCTCATCTTGCGGTAAACGAGCTGATAATAGATCCATTTGAGTCGCCTTTTAGACCGAAAAATCGCATTAAAACAGCGGATCGTCGAAGCCAAGCAAGCGATGGCCTTGATAACCCAACTGAACAAGCTCAGGCAACAGAGTCGAACAACACTACGGAGCCGGTTACGCAACAACTTGACTATCCGGTATCTCTCAAGGACTTGTCGCAACAATACGAAATCACTATGCTTAAAGAGGCCCTTGCCGCGTGTCAATTTAATCAAAAGAAAACAGCCGAGGCACTGCAGCTCACGTACCATCAACTGCGTGGGTATTTGAAAAAGTACAATTTGCTCGATGGTAGCGAGGCAAATTAA
- a CDS encoding ABC transporter substrate-binding protein, with product MKINQSANNARFAVCKMLLLLLVSSCLSACGEKVDATSILAEGVIYCSEGSPDSFNPQLVTSGTTIDATSKQLYNKLLDFNHENYDKIPSLAKSWHVNSDGTLITFYLRRNVEFHQTDYFTPTRQLNADDVIFSFQRILDKSHPFYLSAKGQFPFFQSINFDQLVADIEKIDDHTIRFHLHHPQSSFLANLAAPFSVILSKEYADSLVQNQQSLSRLDSHPIGTGPFKYKSYQNGALIRYQKHPDYWRQEVKINHLLYNITPSNTGRLTKLLTQECDVISYPIALPEIHARDNVVVEQVTSFNVAYMAFNTQKPPLDNPLVRKAIAHAVDKQAIVDAVYFNQAEVADSLLPSASWAHNHKIDSLEYSPRVAKQLLANAGLADGFSIELWAMPVQRAYNPNALKMAKLIQADLADVGIRVNIVTYEWSTFLKRLAQGEHQSVLIGWSADHPDPDNFFSPLLSCAAVDTGSNRAFWCDQQFDRLLADALLDSDLVTRKQRYTRAQQMIVDHVPLLPIAHAKRSQAKQAYITGDILTSIGGVNFESVDKQVQQ from the coding sequence ATGAAAATCAACCAATCAGCAAACAACGCTAGGTTTGCTGTCTGCAAAATGTTATTGCTGTTGCTCGTCAGTAGCTGCTTGTCTGCCTGTGGAGAAAAAGTAGACGCGACGTCCATCCTTGCCGAGGGTGTTATCTACTGTAGTGAAGGCTCTCCAGACTCTTTTAACCCTCAGTTGGTGACATCAGGTACGACAATCGATGCCACATCAAAGCAACTGTATAATAAGCTACTCGATTTTAATCACGAAAATTACGATAAAATCCCCTCGCTTGCCAAGTCCTGGCATGTTAATTCAGATGGCACCCTCATCACTTTTTATTTGCGCCGTAACGTTGAGTTTCATCAAACCGATTACTTCACCCCAACACGTCAGCTCAATGCCGACGATGTGATATTTAGCTTTCAGCGTATACTCGATAAAAGTCACCCATTTTACCTGTCAGCGAAAGGTCAATTTCCATTTTTCCAAAGCATCAATTTTGACCAATTAGTAGCTGATATTGAAAAAATTGACGATCACACCATTCGCTTTCATTTACATCACCCGCAAAGCTCATTTTTAGCCAACCTTGCTGCACCATTTTCCGTGATTTTATCGAAAGAGTACGCCGACAGTTTAGTGCAAAACCAGCAGTCTCTGTCGCGCCTTGACAGTCACCCTATAGGTACTGGTCCATTTAAATATAAAAGTTATCAAAATGGTGCATTGATTCGCTATCAAAAGCACCCCGATTATTGGCGACAAGAAGTTAAGATAAATCATCTGCTCTATAATATTACGCCGAGTAATACCGGTCGGTTAACCAAATTATTAACCCAAGAGTGTGATGTCATTTCTTACCCCATTGCCTTGCCCGAAATTCATGCCCGTGACAACGTTGTGGTTGAACAAGTTACATCATTTAATGTGGCGTATATGGCTTTTAATACGCAAAAGCCACCTCTTGATAACCCGTTAGTTCGCAAAGCTATCGCCCATGCCGTAGACAAGCAAGCGATCGTCGATGCCGTATATTTTAATCAAGCTGAAGTAGCCGATTCATTATTGCCAAGCGCATCTTGGGCACATAACCATAAAATTGACAGCCTTGAATACTCACCGCGGGTTGCCAAACAATTGTTAGCCAATGCCGGTCTCGCCGATGGTTTTAGTATCGAGTTATGGGCAATGCCTGTACAGCGGGCATATAATCCGAATGCATTAAAAATGGCGAAACTTATCCAAGCGGATTTGGCCGATGTCGGAATTCGCGTCAATATCGTCACCTATGAATGGTCAACGTTTTTAAAAAGATTGGCTCAGGGAGAGCACCAATCAGTATTAATAGGCTGGTCGGCAGATCACCCCGATCCGGATAATTTTTTCTCACCTCTGCTCAGTTGTGCAGCCGTAGATACTGGCTCAAATCGAGCATTTTGGTGTGATCAACAATTTGATCGCTTACTAGCCGATGCCTTGCTTGATAGTGATTTAGTGACTCGTAAGCAACGATATACTCGGGCGCAGCAAATGATAGTCGATCATGTTCCTTTATTGCCAATCGCCCATGCGAAACGTTCACAAGCCAAACAAGCCTACATTACCGGTGATATATTAACCTCGATTGGTGGCGTAAACTTTGAAAGTGTTGATAAACAGGTACAGCAATAA
- a CDS encoding ABC transporter permease subunit: MINFIIRRLNLLLFTLLMLSVVCFSLNYLFPGDLLTNLSGQNIGNVAQQQLLEQRYHIDGNIIDQYLAYMREIFSGNFGLSMATEAPVFDELLVRLPATIELCLAALFLALIIGMPLGFVAAIFHNQPVDKMILTFAMLGYSIPVFWLALILILLFSITLSWLPSAGQLNLLFEVEYRTGFLFIDILLSDMPHKSAALRDALLHLILPAITVAMAPMTIFIRLARTSMLDVLDSKYIKAARAKGLSKGMIIYRHGIRNALVGIVRQSGLQFTNLVTIAMIAEVIFDWQGIGSWLIESIFTRDYTAIVGGLIALATFTFIINILADFLYVALNPLERYKRYGA, encoded by the coding sequence ATGATAAATTTTATTATCCGTCGTTTAAATTTGCTGCTCTTTACCCTATTAATGCTCTCAGTGGTCTGCTTTAGCTTAAATTACTTGTTCCCAGGTGATTTGCTTACCAATCTTTCAGGGCAAAACATCGGGAACGTTGCGCAGCAGCAACTGTTAGAGCAGCGCTATCACATAGATGGCAATATCATCGATCAATATCTTGCTTACATGAGGGAAATTTTTTCCGGTAACTTTGGTTTATCTATGGCCACAGAAGCACCAGTATTCGATGAGTTACTTGTGCGCTTACCAGCAACCATTGAGTTGTGTTTGGCCGCGCTATTTTTAGCGTTAATCATAGGTATGCCACTTGGTTTTGTTGCTGCTATTTTTCATAATCAGCCGGTCGATAAAATGATCTTAACGTTCGCTATGCTTGGCTATTCGATCCCAGTATTTTGGCTGGCGCTGATCTTGATATTATTATTTTCGATAACCTTATCCTGGCTACCATCGGCTGGCCAATTAAATCTACTTTTTGAAGTTGAATATCGGACAGGCTTTTTGTTTATTGATATATTACTTAGTGACATGCCACACAAAAGCGCAGCCCTTAGAGACGCACTACTGCACCTCATTTTACCAGCCATTACGGTTGCGATGGCACCGATGACCATTTTTATACGCTTAGCGCGAACTTCAATGCTTGACGTTCTGGACTCGAAATACATCAAAGCAGCACGGGCAAAAGGCTTATCTAAAGGAATGATCATATATCGTCACGGTATTCGTAACGCACTGGTTGGCATTGTTCGCCAAAGTGGTTTGCAGTTTACCAACTTAGTGACCATCGCCATGATCGCCGAAGTTATTTTTGATTGGCAAGGGATTGGCAGCTGGCTTATCGAAAGTATCTTTACGCGTGACTATACCGCCATTGTTGGTGGTCTTATCGCCCTAGCGACATTCACCTTTATCATTAATATACTTGCCGACTTTCTTTATGTGGCACTAAATCCATTGGAGCGATATAAACGATATGGCGCATAA
- a CDS encoding ABC transporter permease subunit translates to MAHNQIYQEEAFPSPIKQLWYTFRATPVAMIGFCIYVTLLLLAIVGNFITPHNAIENNLDKLLLPPAWSNAGDLSHLLGTDDLGRDMLSRLIQGTSLTFGLSIIVVLFAMSIGVLIGSFSALTRGLKASLLTHFLDVILSIPSLLLAIIIVAILGPGLENVLWAIALVSIPQFIHVTRNAIKEEQKKGYVLIPILDGASEIRVLITSIFPNIIDKIIIQATLAQSAAILEIAALGFLGLGAPIPMPEWGSMLANSLDLFYIAPWTTYLPGLAILITVVATNLVGEGLRHALKLQKES, encoded by the coding sequence ATGGCGCATAATCAAATATACCAAGAAGAGGCGTTTCCTTCGCCCATCAAACAGCTGTGGTATACGTTTAGGGCGACACCTGTTGCCATGATTGGTTTTTGTATTTATGTAACCCTGTTACTGCTTGCGATTGTCGGCAACTTTATTACCCCACATAATGCGATTGAGAATAATCTAGATAAATTACTGTTGCCACCCGCATGGTCTAATGCCGGTGACTTAAGTCACCTTCTCGGGACAGACGACTTAGGTCGCGATATGTTATCACGCCTGATCCAAGGTACCTCTCTGACATTCGGACTAAGTATCATCGTTGTTCTATTTGCGATGTCTATCGGTGTGCTTATCGGCTCTTTTTCGGCACTAACCCGTGGTTTGAAAGCAAGTTTATTAACTCACTTTCTTGATGTTATTTTATCGATCCCCTCTTTGTTGTTAGCGATAATCATCGTCGCCATCCTTGGTCCGGGGCTTGAAAATGTATTATGGGCTATCGCTTTGGTATCGATACCTCAATTTATTCATGTAACACGCAACGCCATTAAAGAAGAACAGAAAAAAGGCTACGTACTGATCCCGATTCTTGATGGTGCCAGTGAAATACGTGTACTAATCACATCAATATTTCCAAACATTATCGACAAAATTATTATCCAAGCCACATTAGCGCAGTCGGCAGCCATATTAGAGATTGCCGCCTTAGGCTTTCTTGGCCTTGGCGCACCGATCCCAATGCCTGAGTGGGGCTCTATGCTAGCCAACTCCCTAGATCTATTTTATATTGCCCCTTGGACCACCTACCTTCCAGGCTTAGCTATTTTGATCACGGTAGTGGCGACGAATTTAGTTGGTGAGGGCTTACGCCACGCCTTGAAACTGCAAAAAGAAAGCTAA
- a CDS encoding oligopeptide/dipeptide ABC transporter ATP-binding protein, translating into MNLLDIKNLSIELKGQHENIVAVDRVSLTLKPGEFRGLVGESGSGKSLLAQAIVGVLDDKWQVNADRFHWQGVDLLRLPIEERKQIINRDVAMIFQEPISCLDPTNTIGEEIEEVLDNSQFSGFFWQRAAQRKEEIIKLLHKVGIKQHEVCVNSYPHQLNNALCQRVMIAIALAKKPKLLIADEPTASMEASNQNQIFRLLASLNQLKNMSILLISHEMEKISHWTDRLTVMYSGQFVEGGSPAQILKKPLHPYTHALVASSPNIAKNHQKKQVLDTLPGSIPSLNHLPIGCRLGPRCPNAERKCVKAPPLQSLKGQQFSCHFPISYQRKEDNRD; encoded by the coding sequence ATGAACTTACTCGATATTAAAAACCTGAGCATTGAACTAAAAGGGCAACACGAAAATATCGTTGCCGTTGATAGAGTGTCATTAACACTCAAGCCTGGAGAATTTCGTGGCTTAGTGGGTGAATCAGGCTCGGGAAAATCTCTGTTAGCGCAAGCCATTGTTGGAGTACTCGATGATAAATGGCAGGTCAATGCCGATCGCTTTCATTGGCAAGGCGTAGATTTGTTACGTTTGCCAATTGAAGAGCGTAAACAAATTATCAACCGAGACGTAGCGATGATATTTCAAGAGCCTATCAGTTGTCTTGACCCAACCAATACCATAGGAGAAGAAATTGAAGAGGTGCTTGATAACAGTCAATTTAGTGGCTTTTTTTGGCAGCGAGCAGCACAACGTAAAGAAGAAATCATTAAGCTGTTACATAAAGTAGGTATTAAACAACATGAAGTGTGTGTTAACAGTTACCCACACCAGTTGAATAATGCCCTGTGTCAACGGGTCATGATTGCTATTGCCCTAGCGAAAAAACCTAAGTTATTGATCGCAGATGAACCAACAGCATCAATGGAAGCAAGCAATCAAAACCAAATATTTCGCTTGCTGGCGAGCCTTAATCAACTAAAGAATATGTCCATTTTGCTGATCAGTCACGAAATGGAAAAAATCAGTCACTGGACTGATCGACTAACCGTCATGTATTCTGGTCAATTTGTTGAAGGCGGTAGCCCCGCGCAAATATTGAAAAAACCATTGCATCCCTACACCCATGCATTGGTGGCTTCTTCGCCAAATATCGCCAAAAACCATCAAAAAAAGCAAGTGCTCGATACCTTGCCAGGCAGTATTCCCAGTTTAAATCACCTGCCGATAGGATGCCGCTTGGGACCACGTTGCCCCAATGCCGAACGCAAGTGTGTAAAAGCACCACCGCTGCAGTCGTTAAAAGGTCAACAGTTTAGTTGCCATTTCCCAATAAGCTACCAGCGTAAGGAAGATAATCGTGACTAG
- a CDS encoding ATP-binding cassette domain-containing protein, with translation MTSLIEVNDLSKTYKVKRNWFKTDKKTVLEPLSFKLNARETLAIVGEVGSGKSTLAKLLVGAARPTTGSIILNGQPLQAGNFKQRCQHVRMIFQNAGDTLNPSLTIRQQLEEPLMLNTTLNEAERLEMISSTLQKVGLLVDHMHYYPHMFSGGQKQRISLARAIILQPQIVILDEALASLDLSLRAQLINLLLELQDTMGLAYILVSHDIDVIEHFSDKLMVLRNGKVVEYGNTTDVILNPKDKFTRKLIMSQRKVQVR, from the coding sequence GTGACTAGCCTGATTGAAGTTAACGATCTAAGCAAAACCTATAAAGTGAAGCGTAATTGGTTTAAAACTGATAAAAAGACGGTACTTGAACCACTATCCTTTAAGCTCAATGCACGCGAGACACTAGCCATTGTGGGTGAAGTCGGCTCGGGTAAGTCAACTCTTGCCAAATTACTGGTGGGCGCGGCTAGACCAACAACCGGCAGCATCATTCTTAATGGCCAACCACTGCAAGCAGGTAACTTTAAACAGCGATGCCAACACGTACGTATGATATTTCAAAATGCCGGAGATACATTAAACCCCAGTTTGACCATTCGCCAGCAACTCGAAGAGCCGTTAATGTTGAATACCACATTAAATGAAGCTGAGCGACTGGAGATGATCAGCTCAACATTACAAAAGGTTGGCCTGCTTGTTGATCACATGCATTACTACCCACATATGTTCTCAGGGGGCCAAAAGCAACGTATATCGCTCGCTCGTGCCATTATCTTACAACCCCAGATAGTTATCTTAGATGAAGCTCTAGCGTCGCTTGATTTATCGCTCAGGGCGCAGTTAATTAACCTATTACTCGAACTGCAAGATACCATGGGACTCGCCTATATTTTGGTATCACACGACATTGATGTGATAGAGCATTTCAGCGATAAGTTAATGGTGCTTAGAAACGGTAAAGTCGTTGAATACGGGAATACTACAGATGTGATACTTAACCCTAAAGATAAGTTCACTCGTAAATTGATCATGTCACAGCGCAAGGTACAAGTCCGTTAA
- a CDS encoding serine hydrolase domain-containing protein, which produces MNKPLTLLVSLVFMFNLLGCSSSNSISTQQKQKNQLENLIIQANNKVGFNSVVLISKGDEVLFEKAIGKVGKNSSDKLTTNYAFSPGSITKEFSVIALLQLKQMNKISFNQSIADYFPELPDWKHEITIEHLLTHSSGLPDVKYRANMTTIQALDDLKQLKTLKFSPGEKFDYGNNNTILRGLVVEKVTGVSFEDYLQENLFSVAGMSGTFAKSDFKHINRKIALGAIPLALKGVTAYTTAKDLLKLEQYLWS; this is translated from the coding sequence ATGAACAAACCTTTAACTTTATTAGTATCACTAGTTTTTATGTTCAATCTGTTAGGGTGTTCGTCCTCAAATTCAATAAGCACTCAACAAAAGCAAAAAAATCAGTTAGAAAACCTGATTATCCAGGCAAATAACAAAGTAGGATTTAATAGCGTTGTTTTGATATCTAAAGGCGATGAAGTTCTATTTGAAAAAGCTATCGGTAAAGTAGGAAAAAACTCTTCTGATAAGTTAACAACCAACTACGCATTTAGCCCTGGCTCAATTACTAAAGAGTTTTCTGTCATTGCATTACTGCAACTAAAACAAATGAATAAAATCAGCTTCAACCAGTCTATTGCTGATTATTTTCCAGAGTTACCTGATTGGAAACATGAGATCACCATTGAGCACTTGTTAACGCATAGTAGTGGCTTACCCGATGTAAAATACCGAGCCAATATGACAACAATTCAGGCTCTTGACGATTTAAAGCAGCTAAAAACATTAAAGTTTTCTCCTGGAGAAAAATTCGACTACGGCAACAACAACACTATTTTAAGAGGCTTAGTTGTGGAAAAAGTGACTGGCGTATCCTTTGAGGATTATTTGCAGGAGAATTTATTTTCCGTAGCGGGTATGTCTGGCACTTTTGCCAAGTCAGATTTTAAACATATCAATCGTAAAATCGCATTAGGTGCAATTCCACTGGCATTAAAAGGCGTAACCGCTTACACCACAGCGAAAGATCTTTTAAAACTTGAGCAATATTTGTGGTCTTAA
- a CDS encoding flavodoxin family protein → MIVRKKVGVVYFSKTDITAQLVNSFIEGVDGNNQIEIIKQRVSGKDIVEGRYVNMKAIDSLTSCDAIIFATPTYMGGVSAQLKSFLDATSELWCKQLWAGKFAAGITCGSALNGDQSSTLQYLITFANQQGMLWLGLDTPFGYTDEPVNRLGCQLGVTAQSDGEMASKEDLNTARYLGERMATIVGKN, encoded by the coding sequence ATGATAGTTAGAAAAAAAGTAGGTGTGGTTTACTTTAGTAAAACGGATATAACCGCTCAATTGGTAAACTCGTTTATTGAAGGTGTTGATGGCAACAACCAAATTGAAATTATTAAGCAACGAGTGTCTGGCAAAGATATTGTCGAAGGTCGATACGTAAATATGAAAGCGATTGATTCATTAACTTCATGCGATGCCATAATCTTTGCTACTCCAACCTATATGGGGGGCGTATCAGCTCAGTTAAAATCTTTCCTTGATGCCACTAGTGAACTTTGGTGCAAACAACTTTGGGCTGGAAAATTTGCAGCTGGCATTACCTGTGGCAGTGCGCTAAATGGCGATCAAAGTTCAACACTTCAATATTTAATTACATTTGCCAATCAACAAGGCATGTTGTGGCTCGGACTTGATACTCCGTTTGGTTATACAGATGAGCCAGTTAATAGACTAGGTTGTCAGTTGGGTGTTACTGCTCAATCTGATGGAGAAATGGCCTCAAAAGAAGATTTAAATACTGCTCGTTATCTTGGAGAAAGAATGGCAACAATTGTAGGTAAAAATTAA
- a CDS encoding DJ-1/PfpI family protein: MMKIQSSFICLITVLCIAGCTSLSPIVNDSVNVLNEADSKRVEVSNNGSGESISSSVKVKSGISGKHTEIQKVKQSYLPNKSSFVGNWKGQLSMIDHFHSLTLNFTEEDGVLNANYDFWGMNSKNKSEEQAPEISFSYFDEELELVLPDAGIRLSAKQTTNTSIEADVYWLGHSQKVTFSKIAAEEIPKMTHHTMGQKMNVAVLLFDDVDVLDWAGPLEVFVHAHSFNTYTVSSKSRAMSGAGYSVTADYTFDNMPEPDIVIIPGGRISPLFLDERTMAWIKKQSTNSKYMMSVCNASALMATTGLLNGEQVTTHQSWIPWMEQLSKQHNYEVINGQRFVDNGKIITTAGVSAGIDGALHIVAKLLGEPRARMTAKMIEYDWQPTEKY, from the coding sequence ATGATGAAAATCCAATCAAGTTTTATATGTTTAATCACGGTATTATGTATCGCTGGCTGCACTAGTTTAAGTCCAATTGTAAATGACAGTGTTAATGTCTTAAATGAAGCTGATTCAAAAAGAGTAGAAGTAAGTAACAACGGGTCTGGAGAATCAATATCTTCCAGCGTTAAAGTAAAGAGCGGTATTTCAGGCAAGCACACTGAAATACAAAAAGTGAAGCAATCTTATTTGCCTAACAAGTCAAGCTTTGTAGGTAATTGGAAAGGACAGTTGTCAATGATTGACCACTTTCATTCTTTAACACTTAACTTCACTGAGGAAGACGGTGTTCTTAATGCCAACTATGACTTTTGGGGGATGAACTCAAAAAATAAATCGGAGGAACAAGCTCCCGAAATTAGTTTTTCATATTTTGACGAAGAGCTAGAACTAGTGTTACCCGACGCTGGAATTAGGTTAAGCGCTAAGCAAACCACAAATACTAGCATTGAAGCCGATGTATATTGGCTAGGACATTCTCAAAAAGTAACCTTTTCAAAAATCGCGGCAGAAGAAATTCCTAAAATGACCCATCACACTATGGGGCAGAAAATGAACGTCGCAGTATTGTTATTTGATGATGTAGATGTATTAGATTGGGCTGGCCCACTAGAAGTTTTTGTTCATGCACACAGCTTTAATACCTACACAGTTTCATCAAAAAGTAGGGCGATGAGTGGTGCAGGTTATAGTGTGACCGCTGATTATACGTTCGATAATATGCCTGAACCTGATATTGTTATCATCCCAGGTGGCAGAATAAGCCCTCTGTTCCTAGATGAAAGAACGATGGCATGGATTAAAAAGCAAAGTACTAACTCAAAGTATATGATGTCTGTATGTAATGCTTCAGCACTAATGGCAACAACAGGTTTATTAAATGGAGAACAAGTAACAACCCATCAAAGCTGGATACCCTGGATGGAACAGTTATCAAAACAACATAATTATGAAGTGATAAATGGGCAAAGATTTGTTGATAATGGAAAGATCATAACCACTGCTGGTGTATCTGCTGGAATTGATGGCGCTCTTCATATTGTAGCCAAATTATTAGGGGAGCCTAGAGCTAGAATGACAGCTAAAATGATTGAATATGATTGGCAACCTACTGAAAAATATTAA